Genomic DNA from Paenibacillus borealis:
GGTGAACGAATGAAGCGCCGCCTTCGTCGCTGAATAGATGGGTCCAATGGCAAACGGTGTAAAAGCCAATCCTGAGGTAACGTTAAGGATCGCCGAGGCTTCCCGTTCTGCGAATAATGGTGCGAACAGCATAGCCAGATGAAGCGGCGCTTCAAGATTAGTTGTGATTTCTTGATTGAAATAGGCCCAATTGTTCTTCGCATCTGCTTTGAGTACATTGAAGCGCTGCTGGGTCCCGGCATTGTTCACTAACACATTCACTTCGGGATAGTTCGCAGTTACCCAGTCGAACAAGGCGGTACGCTCGGATTCTATATTCAAATCACTTACACGGGTAATCAGGCCGGGGAACTTGTCCTTGGCATCCTGCAGGACCTGTTCACGCCGTCCGGTAATGATGACTGTATTTCCTCCATTGATGAAGCGTTCGGCAAAAGCGAGCCCGATTCCTGAGCCTCCGCCTGTAATAAGAATTGTGTTTCCTGTAAGTTTCATTTTAGAACCTCTTCTCCATTATTTTGATAAATAATTTGTATAACGGGCAATTTTCTTGTCGATGCCCTGCAGGGATTCTGTCATGAGTGCAATCTCCGCCAACACAGCCTGCTTGTGCTCCTGAAACATTTTAAGCCGGAGTTCAGTCGTGCTGTCCCCTTCTAACATCCAGTCCACATATTGCCTGATACTGCTGATAGGCATGTGTGTATTTTTCAGATAAATAATGATCTTGAGGAATGCAATACGATCCTCTGAAAATATCCGCCGCCCGGCTTCATCACGCTCCATCTGTGGCAATAATCCCTTTTTCTCATAATAACGGATCGTTGATTCCGGAATTCCTAACTGGGCTGCAGCTTCGCTAATGGAAACATATTTCATCTGGAGACCTCCATGGGGGTTGATTAGTTGTCGACAGGAATAGGATACGACTTAAACCATGGTTTAAGTCAACACATATATTTTCAAATTACATAAATATACTTTTTGAGATAGATTTATATTTTTGGTATATTAAGAGAATGCGTTTGCAATAAATAAGAATTATCCAAAAATGGGAGGAATAATGAATGGCATTA
This window encodes:
- a CDS encoding MerR family transcriptional regulator; this encodes MKYVSISEAAAQLGIPESTIRYYEKKGLLPQMERDEAGRRIFSEDRIAFLKIIIYLKNTHMPISSIRQYVDWMLEGDSTTELRLKMFQEHKQAVLAEIALMTESLQGIDKKIARYTNYLSK
- a CDS encoding SDR family oxidoreductase, which encodes MKLTGNTILITGGGSGIGLAFAERFINGGNTVIITGRREQVLQDAKDKFPGLITRVSDLNIESERTALFDWVTANYPEVNVLVNNAGTQQRFNVLKADAKNNWAYFNQEITTNLEAPLHLAMLFAPLFAEREASAILNVTSGLAFTPFAIGPIYSATKAALHSFTMSLRLQLSDTSVEVIEIAPPAVNTDLGGTGLHVHGEPLDAFTDGIFQGLAEGLQEIGYGTSVDRLRMSRDKIDEYADNMYQAMKSYIE